Proteins encoded within one genomic window of Paramisgurnus dabryanus chromosome 13, PD_genome_1.1, whole genome shotgun sequence:
- the LOC135717740 gene encoding free fatty acid receptor 3-like, whose translation MAWTVLLRNLVLGVYGFTLITGLPANLLAFYTFCQKIRQRSTPMDVFLLSLTISDLLFLLFLPFRMIEAANMKWTLPDFFCPLSGFVFFSMIYNSTLHLTAIAVERYLGVAFPIKYKLKRHPRNAAIAITFFWLISFAHCSMVYVMQYHYLNPNITATSKRNTCYEEFNKEQLRILLPYRLELFIVLFCAPLLVCCFCYIKFIHILYNLPNINTMKRRRAIGMAVGTLLVFIACFMPFSLTHVVGYIGGYSTEWRQYALLTNTLNACLDPFIFYFSSSAFREIFKSILRELLRRMAMLCCRSALYCPLLRGGIAGERVQRSDSSH comes from the coding sequence ATGGCGTGGACAGTGCTTCTCCGTAACCTGGTGTTAGGAGTTTATGGATTCACCCTCATCACAGGTCTCCCTGCCAACCTCCTGGCTTTTTACACCTTCTGCCAGAAGATTCGGCAGAGGTCCACACCTATGGATGTCTTTCTACTGAGTTTAACTATTTCAGACCTGCTTTTCCTCCTTTTTCTGCCATTTCGTATGATAGAGGCGGCAAACATGAAATGGACGCTGCCAGACTTCTTCTGTCCGCTGTCAGGTTTTGTCTTCTTCTCCATGATCTACAACAGCACCCTTCATCTGACGGCCATCGCTGTCGAGCGCTACCTGGGTGTAGCATTCCCCATAAAATACAAGTTAAAACGCCATCCCAGAAATGCAGCGATAGCCATAACTTTTTTCTGGTTGATTTCCTTTGCACACTGCAGTATGGTTTATGTCATGCAATACCATTATTTAAACCCAAACATCACCGCTACATCCAAGAGGAACACGTGCTACGAGGAATTCAATAAAGAACAGCTGAGGATCCTTCTGCCGTATCGTCTGGAGCTTTTCATTGTGCTCTTCTGTGCTCCACTTCTCGTCTGCTGCTTCTGCTACATCAAGTTCATCCACATCCTCTACAATCTACCCAACATCAACACCATGAAGCGAAGGAGAGCCATCGGGATGGCGGTGGGAACCCTTCTCGTCTTCATTGCCTGTTTCATGCCATTCAGCCTAACACATGTTGTGGGATATATTGGAGGCTATAGCACAGAATGGAGACAGTATGCTTTGCTTACCAACACGCTGAACGCGTGTCTCGATCCTTTCATATTCTACTTTTCTTCTTCAGCATTCAGAGAGATTTTCAAGAGCATCTTGCGAGAGCTGCTCAGGCGCATGGCCATGCTTTGCTGTCGCTCAGCTCTTTACTGCCCCCTATTGAGAGGTGGGATAGCAGGGGAGAGAGTTCAGCGATCGGACAGTTCCCACTGA